Genomic segment of Hoplias malabaricus isolate fHopMal1 chromosome 14, fHopMal1.hap1, whole genome shotgun sequence:
TTACAATTAGTAAATATGTATGAATAATGCTCAATATCACCTTCAGCCCACCTATCTATAGAGCTagatctgtatttttttttattgcaggtctgattgtctgtgacccttagaGACCTCCGCACTCTTCACTGTTCTGAGATGGAGTGGCTCCGTGGTTGTAATGTTGGTGGGAAGCTGCTTGTCCTGGTGCAAGTGCTCTTGTGGGGTTGGGTGTGGGGCTCTGAACTCACTTTTGAGCTGCCTGACAACGCCAAGCAATGTTTCTATGAGGACATTACAATAGGGACGAAGTGCACCCTGGAGTTTCAGGTTAGTAAAGCCATATGTGGCCTGACAAGTGGTCCAACTTGTTTTGCCTCTTTGAAATGCAATTTGTTACTTGTTACACAGGAGTGGACAATATGACAAAATTTTCATCAGTACActtgataaataaaataatttatcaaataaatttttttttctcaaatacTATATACTTATAGGATACATTCATGGTTTTTTTAACATGTCACATCCTGTCCTGCATTAAAATACAATTACATGAGGCTAATTATACTCTCTCTGTAATGAAAAATGCAGCCAAACAAGTGTTGTGGATGCACTGACAGTATCCACGGTGTACACAGATAAGTGTATTACTTaccttaaaaatatattaggaTATTGCTAAAATGTTCTCATATCTCCCACCCTTAATTTATCACAATAAGCTCATTGGACAACAAATTCATACACATATTTTCTAATCCTTAGCTATGCTCTTCTTGACTTAACAGTGCCAGAACTGTTTGGTAAAGATAGCACCACTGTTTGGAAAGAGTTACTGTCAGTTCTAGCTTACTCTTCCAATAAATGGGTACTAATATTAGCCAGAATTTGAGTTGCCGATTTCAACATTTCACCTGCTTTTCTCAGATTAAGAAATATGATTAAGGtctggtcattttaatgttggaTAAACAACCCAATGTCCAGTCCTGATGGTCTTTTTAATACTACTGTAGCTCATACTGATCATTGTGGGTGGTGAGCTTAGGCCCATCTATGGCTGAACATTCCATTCCAATGGTTGTAATTGTAGtgtttgtagtgtgtgtacaaGGGGTTCACCTTAATGTAGCTGAATTCGATAATTTAAAAAGaatgtaattatataaaaataatgtggCACTGTATTACCATTTGTCTTCCCAGCAGCTTTAGTCTGTTCTGAGGTGCTATACCTTGTATATTGCAAGAAAAACTGACATAATGTGCATTTGCTTAGAAAATGCAGAGAATGTTTTGACTCAGTGTACACTAATGAAAGACATTATTGGACAGTTTGTACATTCTAGATTCGTTCTGGCCTAAGGTTTCTATACGATTTAGTGTTATGTCAAAAGATTTATTGATAATTTACTAACTATAGGGGAGCATTTAGAGTGGTATTAGCTTTAGACTTTAGAGAGTGCTTTGGAAAAAAATACACTCTCAGTATGTCTTtcatagaaaaaataaataaatacataataataatacacacattttcTTCTGTGCAGGTTGTGACCGGGGGCCACTATGATGTTGACTGTCGTCTGGAGGATCCAGATGGTACAGTTCTGTACAAAGAGATGAAGAAGCAGTATGACAGCTTTACATTCACAGCTGCCAAAAACGGGACTTACAAGTTCTGCTTCAGCAATGAATTCTCCACCTTTACCCATAAGACTGTGTACTTTGACTTCCAAGTCGGTGAAGACCCTCCTCTCTTCCCTAATGAAAACAGAGTGACTGCACTCACTCAGGTACTTTTAACAAAGCTAACAACATTCCTAATCTTTTCAGAAATGTTGATTGTGAATAAGCCAAAGCCTCTTCTTCCATCATGTATGCTTAAGTTATGTTTTCAGCACCTGTATCAGTTGCAATGTTTATTGAAGTCTTGGTGTTAAATGGATCGGTTGTGTATACAGTGCTGAAGATGTGCTCACACCTTGTATTTCTTCTTTGTCACAGATGGAATCTGCATGTGTGTCCATCCATGAAGCCCTCAAGTCTGTGATTGACTATCAGACGCACTTTCGTTTGAGGGAGGCTCAGGGCCGTAGCAGGGCAGAGGACCTCAACACCAGAGTGGCGTTCTGGTCCATTGGTGAGGCTTTCATCCTGTTGGTGGTCAGTATCAGTCAAGTGGTTCTGCTGAGGAGCTTCTTTTCAGACAAGAAAACCACCACAACTCGTGTTGGATCATAACAGCCCTGTGTCATCACTGAGTTtattctccttctttctctcactctctctctcacacacacagaagtatACAAACAAGGGACTAAATACAGACATAGTCCATGGTTCATCCTTATGTTTTAGGGCTCAATTTAAAATAAGATTATTTAAAGATATTATTGTTTTGCCTCTTCTCTTTTAGCCCTATCTTTGAATTAAGTTTAATTTCCACTGAGTGATATTCTCAATGTTAAGGAGTAAACATCATAATTTATTATGTAGGTGTGCATTTAATTTTTACACTTTAAACAGacattaaatgtgttttgttaATTGAGTTCATGGAGAACTACTTAACACACACTTTGCTCTTCATCTCTTATAAaagaatttataaaatgtagatGCTGTTCAGTCAGATGTTAGTGATAGGATTTCACAGTTTtagatttctttaaaataaaagaaaaaaataaacaaaaaacattgatcACCAATAtgcttgaaaatatttttatatttgggcTATCAGTagtgcaagaaaaaaaagatcCTTTCTGTTTATAGTTAATTCTTACTTCTTACATATTTTGGTCTATTGCTTTTGTaaattgtaaagtgttactatGGTAAAGTAAGGTAGgcacatacttttttttttggcttgttCTTAATCATTTACAAACTGTTACATTATTGAAAGAAAGACAAAGCAGACATTTTACCTTTTCCTAGAAAACATAAAGGTGACCAGAGATGTTCTTTAATGAGTGTATTTCTTCAATCTTTGCAATCAAAAAACTTTTGCTCAGTATACAGACACTCCCAAGTGAACAAAAGTGCTTTGTTTAAAACCACATGGCTGCTGAATAATACAAGAACCTACAGCCCCATTCCTGAAAAGTCATCCTGTAGATTTTACTCTTTAGCATTCATATGCTGTTAATGCCCTTGATGGATTCCAGCAGAAGAGTAGTCCAAAACAATTAAGTGTTGGCTCTACAACTTGCAGACTTCATATAAAATACAAGAAGGAATGTCAGATGCACTGGATATTTTGTGAATAGTCAttggataaaaatatatttcaggcTAATATCACCATTGTGTGGCTTTAATCTAAAAACTGTAGCCAGAATGTATGAAACACTAGCAACCAGTATATGCTAAATGGAAGCACATAATtcacagagggaaaaaaaaaacatttcatgcTTAGGttgatactttttttttttaagtttacaaatgatgaaaaaaaatgtgaatgtaAGAAGCCTCTGGGTTTGCAGCAGAGCAGATCACCTCCACTCCTAAGTGGCATTCTGGTGCAGCTGATGAAGCTGTGTCCTTTCTGGTGGTCAGTATCAGTCtcaaagctgttattttaacttTCGTTAACCAAATGGGGCAGTGTACCTTAAACAATCTTTCAGTTATGCCTGTTAATAAGTAAGAAAGGATGTTCAATGAAATTCGAACAACTACTATAACAAGTTTAATAtgattgtttatgttttgtgGTGAAAGGATGATTATCTACAAAAACCTTTGGGTTAAAAACCTATTAGACTCTGATGACCCAGATATTCAAACATAATTGGTGGCAAAAGCTTTCTATCTGTTGTAAAATGTGGGTTAAGTGTGGGTTAAGTAGCATACTTCATATTGCTGTTTGTGTTGAATAATATATGTTCACAGTTGCTTTTCATGAAACAGGTATACAGAAGTGTGCTGTAATTAAATACAAGTTGATCCCGGGTCATTTAAATCTTTTCTGACATTGTCATTGTTCACTGGTCTATTTTGAGAACCTGATTGTACACAGATTCATTCAGAATTTAACCTGTAAACAAGAGCTCTTGTATGCTTCTTTACATCAACAGCCACTCTCTGGTATTGCAGTGATTACTAGTGTACAGAATGAATAAATCTGATCCATATTATCTGGTTTGTCTTGTTTCTTTTAGTGCCATTTGTTCCTGAAAGATCTGTTATCCACTATGGGTCAAAATGTACAAGTGAAAGTAGTGTAATGATCAGGGCACAATTTCACAATGCAGGATTTCAGAGTTAGCCTGATAGCTTAAGTCCAGAATTATCAATATTATTGATAATCGATATCGATATATTATTGATAATTGAGAATGATCAAATAACAACATCCCTCACCTCTTTTCCTATTGGCTGAACTATCCCATTTATAGCCATCACTTAATATAGTTGTTAATATGCTATGTAAATTTATCAgtgaatttaaatgttttatatgtaaCAACAATAATGGAAAATTGTTGGAAACTTATGAAATTATAACCTTTTGGTAATAATTTTGTGCAACAAATTTCTTTGGGGTCATTGAAGATATTCAACCAGGGACCTTTGGCAAAACTTTGGCCTGTGAATGAATTAGATTTGGCCCATGAGAAAGTTACAATGACCAATGGGCAACAAACaaaacttaataaataaatacaacctCATTGgaattttgtattttaaagcacttttggcaacaaaatattttgtcTAAAGATAAGTCATAATGATTACAAAGTAAATTGAAAAACAATATGACCATCATTAATGGGACTTTAAGCtctctggggaaaaaaacaacaaaaacaaagtttGCATAAACCATTTAAAGCATCAATCAGTCATAATTTTCTCTAAgatcatttttatgttatgAAATTGCTAGTATACTGACACTTAGTGCTCATATATCAGACACTGAACTAAAAATACAAGGCCATGTAATCAaatgtaatcatttttttatgtaATCAAAATCTGATCTAATAGCTTAACTAGATAACCCAGAATCTTGAAAATGCACAGGAGGATGTGGAGCTAAAATCCTGCTGGTGTTGCTTATAAAAACATGACTGCCCTCATGTGGGTGACCCATTCTGTAGATAATAAACTGGTTTATTTGGGGACTACAACAATTTTATTCTTCTTCTTGTGTGAACAACACTTTActgaaattgttaaaaaaataaaacaatcatccatccatccattatctgtaccgcttatccaatttagggtcgcggggggtccagagcctacctggaatcattgggcgcaaggcgggaatacaccctggaggggacgccagtccttcacagggcataaaACAATCATTTTAATACATATTATTTACTAGTTTTCTGTGCTGGCTTATGTTTTGCAGCTTTGTGAATTCTGACTCTATGGTTTTCTAGTAGAATATTCCATAAGAAACTACTGTGAATGAGATAGTTATCGTGATAATTTAACTATGCCGAGATTTTTTAACATGCATGGGGATCCCCTTCAGCTGCGGTCACGGTTACGCTGGGACCGCTGTAATAAACCTTGTCTGCTAATTTAACAGTGCTTTTTAGCCATAAAAATAACGCTAATTAACGCTGCAGTTATATTTAACTGTTCTTTATAGCCGTGACACAGCACAACCTGTTAAACTTGGCGTCGTGACTATGGTGAACTCCGTGTTTATGTTTCCGCAGACTCTGGATGGCTGTGATTGGTTCGGTCCGCTGTCGATATCATTCGACTGGGCGGGAGACACACGGCTTTAAccgagagaaaaaaacagagagagagagagagcgaggcgGCGCAGATGGCCGCGTACACTTCATTAACCGCGGTGGGAATTAAACACAAGTAACGCGTCAGAACGAGATGAGGAAGGACTGACCGTGTCCTCTGAGGTGATTTGACCCTGTGGTGAGAATAAAAAAGAAGTGCTGGACTCTTATTTTAACGTTATGGCTGAGGATTTTTGAGCTTCGTTTGTCTCCGCTGTTCGACAGTATTCAGGAAACAGGAGGAGAAGCGGGGGTGGGTGGAATTCCAACAGAGGGATTTCTACATCGAATTAACAACGACATTCCCCCAAAACACGAGCTATTAGCATTATGTCTTCAGAGTTGGTGATTTTAAACCTATTGGAGCTACAATGAATATGGTAAGACTAGTGAAGAAAGTGTGAAAACCGAAGAGGATTAATCTCCGAGCGCCGAACAAGAATCCACGACAAAAAGGTTCGTTTCAACTCCGACACTTTCCCGTTTATACCCTGTGCAGGGAGAGAGATTTAGTCACACTTCTAGGCCTTTGCTGATATCTATAGAACAGGCTTAGAACTTAAGTAGGTAGCATATATCTGTACTGTTTCTTTATGACAAATATTGTGTAGCTATTTCTGGGTTTCTGGCACTAAATCCAAACACAGCTAACGTTAGCCTGGTTAGCTAAGCAGCTTAGCCTGTGTTGGCTAACGAGCCACTGTGGTTCAGGTATAAGTTCGCTTAATTCACCCAGCTACTTACAGATAATAACGTAGGAATGGCAATTTAGTTATGTTTCGAAAACCTTTTGACAACACTAAGGTAAATTGACGTTCTCGGGTAAAAAAACGGAAAGTCACTCAACTAGTCGAAGCTGGGGGGCTAACCTGGTCAGTGTCTCTTTAACGGGGAGGTCGTGGTTACCCACGGCACAAGGGCTCAAATTATCTTCACCAAAATCTTTGAAGTAACAAACCACTGTTTACTTTTATCAGATAATATCATACAGATTATGTACAGTCCTGTCCAGATGTGTGGTCACTCCTAggaaaatgacatgttttgtggATGTGTTAAAATAAGCCCACATCTTCTATAAGGTTCTCAAAATGTGAACAGTTCAAAAATTAGTTTCTTTATGTATTGATATATTTGTTTAGTTTGGCCTCTGTAAACTTGGTGTTAACTTAtcactttttaaatatacaaaattaGGTCTTTCAGCTAGGGGTGTCCATACCTTTGcatgttttaataaatttgtgtctgcaagtgatttttttttttttttgtgttttttctaaTTTAGGAAGGAGACAAGCAACCAAATGCAATGGATTTaaaaactgctgtgttcaacGCAGCCAGAGACGGCAAGCTCAAGTTGCTGCAGAAGCTCTTGGAGAACAAAACTGACCATGAGGTTACAAAGCTGATGGCTGAAAAGACAAATGGGGCAACACCTCTTCTGATGGCTGCACGCTACGGTCATCTTGATTTGGTCGAGTATCTCCTGGAATGCTGCTGTGCACCTGTTGAGGTTGGAGGCTCTGTCAATTTTGACGGTGAGACTATTGAAGGAGCCCCTCCGCTGTGGGCTGCATCAGCAGCTGGACATTTGAAAGTAGTGCAGTCTTTACTGGGACATGGTGCCTCTGTTAACAATACTACTCTTACAAACTCTACCCCTTTAAGAGCAGCCTGTTTTGATGGCCACCTTGATATTGTCAAGTATTTGGTGGAGCACAAAGCAGATTTGGAGGTGGCCAATAGACACGGTCACACATGCCTCATGATTTCTTGTTATAAAGGCCACAAGGAGATTGCCCAGTATCTGCTGGAGAAAGGTGCTGATGTTAATAGGAAAAGTGTCAAAGGTAAGAATCAGCTGGAGATCACAGAAAAAATGGGACTTTTTCCAAACTGTGACATTTGCTTTGCATTTtgaatgttgttttgtttttttccccctatgAATGTTCTATATGGTCATCCTGTCCTTTGTATTTTATAGGTAACACTGCCTTACACGACTGTGCTGAATCCGGAAGCTTGGAGATCATGAAAATGCTTCTGAAGTATGGTGCCACCATGGAGAAAGATGGATATGGAATGACCCCGCTGCTGTCAGCCAGTGTTACTGGGCACACAAACATAGTAGATTTCCTCACACAGCATcctcaaacaaacaaagtaGAACGAATTAATGCTTTGGAATTGCTAGGTGCTACTTTTGTTGACAAAAAGAGGGATCTTCTAGGAGCTCTCAAATACTGGAAGAGAGCTATGGACATGCGGTACAGTGATTCCAGTAATGTCCTTCTAAAAGAAGAACCTAAGGAACTTATAATGGCGTATGATTATGCCAAAGAGGTTAGTACATGTGAGGAGCTGGACAGTTTGATTT
This window contains:
- the tmed7 gene encoding transmembrane emp24 domain-containing protein 7; amino-acid sequence: MEWLRGCNVGGKLLVLVQVLLWGWVWGSELTFELPDNAKQCFYEDITIGTKCTLEFQVVTGGHYDVDCRLEDPDGTVLYKEMKKQYDSFTFTAAKNGTYKFCFSNEFSTFTHKTVYFDFQVGEDPPLFPNENRVTALTQMESACVSIHEALKSVIDYQTHFRLREAQGRSRAEDLNTRVAFWSIGEAFILLVVSISQVVLLRSFFSDKKTTTTRVGS
- the fem1c gene encoding protein fem-1 homolog C — protein: MDLKTAVFNAARDGKLKLLQKLLENKTDHEVTKLMAEKTNGATPLLMAARYGHLDLVEYLLECCCAPVEVGGSVNFDGETIEGAPPLWAASAAGHLKVVQSLLGHGASVNNTTLTNSTPLRAACFDGHLDIVKYLVEHKADLEVANRHGHTCLMISCYKGHKEIAQYLLEKGADVNRKSVKGNTALHDCAESGSLEIMKMLLKYGATMEKDGYGMTPLLSASVTGHTNIVDFLTQHPQTNKVERINALELLGATFVDKKRDLLGALKYWKRAMDMRYSDSSNVLLKEEPKELIMAYDYAKEVSTCEELDSLISDPDEMRMQALLIRERILGPSHPDTSYYIRYRGAVYADSGNFEKCINLWKYALDMQQNNLDPLSPMTASSLLSFAELFSFMLQDRAKGLLGTSVSFNDLMGILSKSVLEIERAMKQPNPGPDPTQLSKALSIILHLICLLEKVPCTVEQDHFKKETIYKFLKLQPCGKNGFSPLHLAVDRNTTCVGRYPVCKFPSFQVTSILLECGADVNCRDEDNNSPLHVAASNNHPDIMNLLIACGTHFDSTNSFKQTACDLLDEKEMAKNLIQPINHTTLQCLAARAIIKYDLTYRGNIPEKLEAFVQLHR